From a region of the Alosa sapidissima isolate fAloSap1 chromosome 9, fAloSap1.pri, whole genome shotgun sequence genome:
- the LOC121718348 gene encoding histone H1-like yields the protein MAETAPAPAAAPAKPPKKKAPRPKKTGPSVGELVVKAISASKEKKGVSLAALKKALAAGGYDVEKNNARVKLAIKSLVTKGTLVQTKGTGASGSFKLDKKQAVEKKPVKKAAPKAKKPAAKKPAAAKKPKKAAAKKPTAAKKSPKKAAKKPATPKKATKSPKKAKKPAAPKKAAKSPKKAKAAKPKVAKPKAAKPKKAAPKKK from the coding sequence ATGGCAGAAACTGCTCCAGCTCCCGCTGCGGCCCCAGCAAAGCCCCCTAAGAAGAAGGCGCCCCGACCCAAGAAAACTGGCCCAAGTGTGGGCGAGCTCGTCGTCAAGGCCATCTCTGCTtcaaaagagaagaaaggagtcTCTCTGGCTGCGCTGAAGAAAGCACTGGCGGCAGGTGGGTACGATGTGGAGAAGAACAACGCTCGTGTCAAACTGGCCATCAAGAGTTTGGTCACCAAGGGAACTCTAGTCCAGACTAAAGGGACCGGCGCGTCCGGCTCGTTCAAGCTGGACAAGAAACAGGCAGTGGAAAAGAAGCCGGTAAAGAAGGCAGCTCCTAAAGCAAAGAAGCCTGCAGCGAAGAAACCGGCCGCGGCAAAGAAGCCCAAGAAGGCAGCAGCCAAGAAGCCTACGGCCGCCAAAAAGTCTCCGAAGAAAGCAGCCAAGAAGCCCGCCACACCGAAAAAGGCAACGAAGAGCCCGAAGAAAGCCAAGAAGCCCGCTGCCCCCAAGAAGGCAGCAAAGAGCCCCAAGAAAGCAAAGGCAGCGAAACCCAAGGTGGCTAAGCCTAAAGCTGCCAAACCCAAAAAGGCTGCACCCAAGAAGAAGTAA
- the LOC121717975 gene encoding CMRF35-like molecule 1 translates to MDPVQFGTHTLDIKLLAVPSTGQNQKLQHTVGDSADITCDFFSKHANSEKFLCVGANRSTCTRLSDIRYSVTNWQNGRTFKATINNLVKADAGVYWCGFKVTLSSLSYTNLYNRTQLIITVYEDPSTYPGSPIIYLTTVVVVVMVVLVLGAVVFKLYRKRRNTPDPAASVNRSDNRWSIADYENDTARDDVTPPSIVTSPAYQNLNLNIMQQDPAYQSLNPNTMQPESVYQSLNPNTMQQDSIYQSLNPNTMQQDSAYENP, encoded by the exons ATGGATCCGGTACAGTTTGGAACACATACACTGGACATAAAATTGCTCGCAG TGCCCTCTACTGGTCAAAACCAGAAACTACAGCATACTGTTGGGGACAGTGCAGACATCACCTGTGACTTCTTCAGTAAACATGCTAACAGTGAGAAATTTCTCTGTGTGGGAGCAAACCGTTCAACATGCACCCGCCTGAGTGATATTCGGTACTCTGTCACTAATTGGCAAAATGGAAGGACTTTCAAGGCCACCATCAATAATCTTGTCAAAGCTGATGCTGGAGTCTATTGGTGTGGATTTAAAGTCACTTTGTCATCTCTATCCTACACCAACCTATACAACAGAACACAGCTTATTATTACAG tatatgaagaCCCCAGTACTTATCCAGGATCCCCAATAATCTATTTGACcacggtggtggtggtagtgatggtggtgttggtgttgggagCTGTAGTCTTCAAGCTCTACAGAAAGCGAAGAAACACTCCAG ATCCTGCTGCGTCTGTGAACCGAAGTGACAACAGATGG AGCATTGCAGATTATGAGAACGATACAGCAAGAGATGATGTAACTCCACCCAGCATTGTGACAAGCCCAGCCTATCAGAACCTGAACCTCAACATCATGCAACAGGACCCAGCCTAtcagagcctgaaccccaacaccatgCAACCGGAATCAGTCTATCAGAGCCTGAATCCCAACACCATGCAACAGGACTCAATCTAtcagagcctgaaccccaacaccatgCAACAGGACTCAGCTTATGAAAACCCCTAA